A stretch of Rhododendron vialii isolate Sample 1 chromosome 4a, ASM3025357v1 DNA encodes these proteins:
- the LOC131323960 gene encoding proline-rich extensin-like protein EPR1 translates to MSTKFLLVLLLGVVALTTSSLADHHKPPTNPGHKPPEHKPPAVEVEDDKKPPKGPKPPPKHKPPTPEDVESVKDGKKPPKGPKPPPKHKPPTPEDVESVEDGKKPPKGPKPPPKHKPPTPEDVESVEDGKKPPKGPKPPPKHTPPTPEDVESVEDGKKPPKGPKPPPKHKPPTPKDVQSEEDGKKPPKGPKPLPKHKPPTPEDVESVENGKKPPKGPKPPPKNKPPTPEDVESVEDVFASSTILCAGYVGLSTHSTMLDKFGAPPYGAGAEWSVRSFISAIDGSDLDCAMDNSDLHVLKFNLTRPYRNKWPKATWQHPESLVRCVRGME, encoded by the exons ATGTCTACCAAATTCCTCCTAGTGTTGCTCCTGGGTGTGGTGGCTCTCACCACTTCCTCACTAGCCGACCACCACAAACCACCAACTAATCCCGGCCACAAACCACCAGAGCACAAACCACCTGCCGTAGAAGTAGAGGATGATAAGAAACCTCCGAAGGGGCCAAAACCACCCCCAAAACACAAACCACCAACCCCAGAAGATGTTGAGTCCGTAAAAGATGGTAAGAAGCCTCCAAAGGGCCCAAAACCACCCCCAAAACACAAACCACCAACCCCAGAAGATGTTGAGTCCGTAGAAGATGGTAAGAAGCCTCCAAAGGGCCCAAAACCACCCCCAAAACACAAACCACCGACCCCAGAAGATGTTGAGTCCGTAGAAGATGGTAAGAAGCCTCCAAAGGGCCCAAAACCAcccccaaaacacacaccaccgACCCCAGAAGATGTTGAGTCCGTAGAAGATGGTAAGAAGCCTCCAAAAGGACCAAAACCACCCCCAAAACACAAACCACCGACCCCAAAAGATGTTCAGTCCGAAGAAGATGGTAAGAAGCCTCCAAAGGGCCCAAAACCACTCCCAAAACACAAACCACCAACACCAGAAGATGTTGAGTCTGTAGAAAATGGTAAGAAGCCTCCAAAGGGCCCAAAACCACCCCCAAAAAACAAGCCACCAACCCCAGAAGATGTTGAGTCCGTAGAAGATG TCTTTGCCAGTAGTACCATCCTCTGTGCTGGCTATGTGGGTTTATCTACTCATTCTACTATGTT AGATAAGTTTGGGGCACCGCCATATGGTGCTGGTGCAGAGTGGTCAGTCCGATCGTTTATCTCGGCAATCGATGGCTCGGACCTTGACTGTGCAATGGACAATTCAGATCTACATGTGCTCAAATTCAATCTGACCCGTCCATACCGAAATAAATGGCCGAAAGCCACTTGGCAGCATCCCGAGTCTTTGGTCCGGTGCGTTAGAGGCATGGAATGA